The stretch of DNA GACCAGTTGGCGCAGAAGGTCCGCGACAAACTGGCCAACCGGACCGACAAACGCGTCTACATCAAGAGTGACGCCCGCGCGCGCTATGGCGTGGTGGTGGATGTGGTCGATAACGTTCGCTCGGCCGGCGTGGACCAGGTAGGGTTGCTCACCGACCAGCGCAAGACTGCCGCCCCGCCACCGCCTCCAGCGGGCAAACCGCCCGCCGGCGGCACCGGGCCGGGGAATTGAGGATACCGATATGTCAATGAATATTGGCGGTTCCTCAAGCGGACCGCAGTGCGACATCAACGTGACCCCAATGATCGACGTGTTGCTGGTGCTGCTGATCATCTTCATGGTCATCACGCCACTCACGCCGAAAGGCCTGGATGCGCTCGTCCCGCAGCCTCCTCCGCCGGACCAGCAGAAGCAGCCCGAGCCGCCGGACCGCACCGTGGTGGTGCAGGTGATCAAGGGGCAAGCGGGCGGACACTCCACGCTCAAGATCAATCAGGACGACGTCACCTGGGACCAGCTCCAAACGCGTCTCGAAGAGATCTACAAGACGCGCGCCGAGAAGGTGATGTTCGTGAAGGGTGATTCGGATATCCAGTTCGCCGAGGTGGCGCAGGTCATCGACATCGCCCACGCCGCCGGTGTGGACAAGGTCGGCCTGATCACCGCGAAGATCGAACAGGGCGGCTAAAGCGGCCGCGAGCGGTTGACGAGGCGGCGGGCAGGATGCGGTCGCATCCTGCCCATCGTT from Acidobacteriota bacterium encodes:
- a CDS encoding biopolymer transporter ExbD, with translation MSMNIGGSSSGPQCDINVTPMIDVLLVLLIIFMVITPLTPKGLDALVPQPPPPDQQKQPEPPDRTVVVQVIKGQAGGHSTLKINQDDVTWDQLQTRLEEIYKTRAEKVMFVKGDSDIQFAEVAQVIDIAHAAGVDKVGLITAKIEQGG